In Halobacillus amylolyticus, the following proteins share a genomic window:
- a CDS encoding tetraprenyl-beta-curcumene synthase family protein, whose amino-acid sequence MVRVYKDIFPRVHVELNQWINKAKAIPNSELKNQALASIESKTFHCEGGSIYGLLAGERWKESIRFIVAYQTISDYLDNLCDRSTSMDPSDFRMLHQAMIDALTPENNIKDYYYYREDKDDGGYLVELVQTCQSVLREAEDYAGVYQYTHKLGGLYSDLQVHKHVIEEERIPRLKSWFKDYQRHWPNLEWFEFSACSGSTLGIFCLVAYTLSGQMTDQLAQQIGKSYFPFMQGLHILLDYYIDQQEDEKEGDLNFCSYYNHGNQMKQRFVFFVKQTNQEVQKLPDATFHQMIHEGLVGMYLADRKVSNIQHAKDFVKELLKVSGKKATFFYLNTKMYHKLKPDKPL is encoded by the coding sequence ATGGTCCGGGTCTACAAGGATATTTTCCCTAGGGTACACGTTGAACTTAATCAATGGATTAATAAGGCGAAGGCAATTCCGAATTCAGAATTGAAAAACCAAGCTCTTGCAAGCATTGAATCTAAGACCTTTCATTGTGAAGGCGGCAGCATTTATGGGTTATTAGCTGGAGAGAGGTGGAAAGAGTCGATTCGCTTTATTGTCGCTTATCAAACGATCAGCGATTATTTAGATAATTTATGCGACCGAAGTACATCTATGGATCCCAGTGATTTCAGAATGCTCCATCAAGCCATGATTGATGCATTGACTCCTGAAAATAATATAAAAGATTATTATTATTATCGGGAGGACAAAGATGATGGCGGTTATTTGGTGGAACTTGTTCAAACCTGTCAGTCGGTTTTACGTGAAGCAGAGGACTATGCCGGTGTCTATCAATACACTCATAAACTTGGTGGTCTTTACAGTGACCTTCAAGTACATAAGCATGTTATTGAAGAAGAACGGATACCGAGGTTGAAAAGTTGGTTCAAAGACTACCAAAGACATTGGCCGAACCTAGAGTGGTTTGAATTTTCCGCCTGTTCAGGTTCTACATTAGGAATTTTTTGCTTGGTTGCTTACACTTTGAGCGGGCAGATGACGGATCAATTAGCTCAGCAAATAGGGAAAAGTTACTTTCCATTTATGCAAGGTCTGCATATCTTGCTTGACTACTACATTGATCAACAGGAAGATGAGAAGGAAGGAGACTTAAATTTCTGTTCCTACTATAATCATGGGAATCAGATGAAGCAACGGTTTGTATTTTTTGTTAAACAGACGAACCAAGAAGTTCAAAAGCTTCCCGATGCCACCTTCCATCAGATGATTCACGAGGGCCTTGTAGGGATGTATCTCGCTGATAGAAAAGTGAGCAACATTCAACATGCCAAGGACTTTGTGAAGGAATTACTAAAGGTGAGTGGAAAGAAGGCAACATTCTTTTATTTAAATACAAAAATGTACCATAAATTAAAGCCTGATAAACCATTGTAG
- a CDS encoding DUF6612 family protein, translating into MKHKSWMIISLLFIMLVSAACSSAEGEKAKEVFAKSSEASKSLDSLAMSINMTQNISLQSPKGTDTTGSMPMNMPIKTTIDSKMQMDPIAFHQTIEIFGQTVEQYYSDRGMYMSQPGKDGWFKAPKEIVEQLNQVSAAQQTPAKQLETLQEYVDEFNLEEKEDSYILSFSSKGEDVQKLIKKTMTESMPKELLPEDLLKGLTVEKASYTLTINKDTYYPEAIESAMDFTMEMDGEKASISQEMSGTYSKFNEVGEITIPQEVIDHAKEMPGLSSLPQ; encoded by the coding sequence ATGAAACATAAAAGTTGGATGATTATCAGCTTGTTATTTATTATGCTTGTGTCAGCAGCTTGCTCAAGTGCAGAAGGAGAAAAAGCTAAAGAAGTATTTGCAAAATCTTCTGAAGCATCTAAGAGCTTAGACAGTTTAGCCATGAGTATTAATATGACACAAAATATTAGTCTTCAGTCACCTAAAGGCACAGACACAACTGGAAGTATGCCAATGAATATGCCTATTAAAACAACGATCGATTCTAAAATGCAGATGGACCCGATAGCGTTTCATCAAACAATTGAGATCTTCGGGCAAACCGTTGAACAGTATTATTCCGATCGCGGCATGTATATGTCCCAGCCAGGTAAAGATGGCTGGTTTAAAGCTCCTAAAGAAATCGTTGAGCAGCTAAATCAAGTAAGTGCAGCACAGCAAACACCTGCAAAACAGCTTGAAACGCTACAGGAGTATGTAGATGAATTTAACCTTGAAGAAAAAGAGGATTCCTACATCCTATCTTTTAGTTCAAAAGGGGAGGACGTTCAAAAACTGATTAAAAAAACCATGACCGAATCGATGCCGAAAGAATTACTACCTGAGGATTTACTGAAAGGATTAACAGTTGAAAAGGCAAGCTACACCTTAACCATTAATAAAGATACCTACTACCCAGAAGCAATCGAATCAGCCATGGACTTTACTATGGAAATGGATGGAGAAAAAGCATCTATCAGCCAAGAAATGAGTGGTACGTACAGCAAATTTAATGAGGTTGGAGAGATTACAATCCCTCAAGAAGTCATTGATCATGCTAAAGAAATGCCGGGATTAAGTTCATTACCTCAATAA
- a CDS encoding class I SAM-dependent methyltransferase, whose product MNLKRVLQYAHELMNHALTHGDIAVDGTCGNGHDTLLLSRLVGKTGHVYGFDIQETAIQNTQQRLKDNKADKQTTLVLDSHSFIEQHIPDQHLTRLKAAIFNLGYLPGSDKSVITEADQTLKSVQTILHYLQKGGLIVLVVYYGHPGGEEEKAALLEYVSNLDQRQHNVLQYGFINQRNQPPFIIAIEKK is encoded by the coding sequence ATGAATTTAAAACGCGTTTTACAGTACGCACACGAACTGATGAATCACGCACTAACACATGGCGATATCGCTGTAGATGGTACATGCGGAAATGGTCATGATACATTATTGTTAAGCCGGCTTGTTGGGAAGACCGGCCATGTGTATGGATTTGATATCCAAGAGACAGCTATACAAAATACGCAGCAACGCCTTAAGGATAACAAAGCAGATAAGCAAACCACACTTGTTTTAGACAGCCACTCATTCATAGAACAACACATCCCCGATCAGCACCTTACGCGTCTCAAGGCAGCTATTTTTAACCTTGGCTATTTGCCGGGAAGCGATAAATCAGTGATTACAGAAGCTGATCAAACACTTAAATCTGTTCAAACCATTCTTCATTACTTACAAAAAGGCGGCCTCATCGTACTCGTTGTATACTATGGCCATCCAGGTGGAGAAGAAGAAAAAGCAGCCTTGCTTGAGTATGTAAGCAACTTGGATCAGCGTCAACACAATGTTTTACAGTACGGCTTTATCAATCAAAGAAACCAACCGCCTTTCATCATAGCTATCGAAAAGAAATAA
- a CDS encoding alpha/beta hydrolase yields the protein MSSTPASIIIVHGAFEHIGRYNHLIKQFEADGYRVLGQNLPGQGDSEGVKGHIRSFDQYIETIEKWLQQIDEGPVFLLGHSMGGLAVIRTMQELKPKVNGVILSSPAMGILNGASKPMEAASKILNYLWPSLKVDTQFNPEYVTKSEAVRIRDQHDQLILKKVSVRWYREFQRGIRQAFSKVDQFPDVPILVMQAGEDLMIDAWKTKEWFHKIDLHEKTYKEWPGLYHELFNEPEWKQVYAFATQFMQQQLSKPMR from the coding sequence ATGAGCTCTACACCAGCTTCCATAATTATCGTTCATGGAGCATTCGAACACATTGGTAGATATAATCATTTGATTAAGCAATTTGAAGCGGACGGATACCGCGTACTTGGTCAAAATCTGCCAGGACAGGGTGATTCAGAGGGCGTGAAAGGACATATTCGCTCCTTTGATCAGTATATAGAAACGATTGAGAAATGGCTGCAGCAAATTGATGAGGGGCCCGTTTTCCTCTTGGGACATAGCATGGGAGGCCTAGCAGTTATTCGCACGATGCAAGAATTGAAACCAAAAGTAAATGGAGTAATTTTGTCCTCGCCTGCAATGGGAATTTTAAATGGTGCTTCAAAACCAATGGAAGCCGCTTCGAAAATCTTAAATTATTTGTGGCCTTCATTAAAGGTCGACACTCAATTCAATCCGGAATACGTAACAAAAAGTGAAGCGGTTAGAATACGTGATCAACATGACCAGCTTATCTTAAAGAAAGTATCGGTTCGTTGGTATAGGGAGTTCCAAAGAGGGATCAGACAAGCTTTTTCCAAGGTTGATCAGTTTCCTGATGTTCCAATATTAGTTATGCAGGCTGGAGAAGATCTTATGATAGATGCATGGAAGACCAAGGAATGGTTTCATAAAATCGACCTTCATGAGAAAACCTATAAAGAATGGCCAGGGCTTTATCATGAGCTATTTAATGAGCCCGAATGGAAACAGGTCTATGCTTTTGCTACACAATTTATGCAACAACAGCTATCGAAACCTATGCGATAA
- a CDS encoding gamma carbonic anhydrase: MICEYNGRLPQIDSTVYIAEDAVITGDVTIGPYSSVWFKTVIRGDVAPVRIGEKVNIQDLSMLHQSPNQPLIIEDGVTVGHQVTLHSAHVKKDALIGMGSLILDGAEIGEEAFIGAGSLVPPGKVIPPRTLVFGRPAKVIRELNEDDYKELDRVRTTYIEKGQVYKKQQAK; the protein is encoded by the coding sequence ATGATTTGCGAATATAATGGAAGACTGCCACAAATTGACTCTACCGTATACATAGCTGAGGACGCCGTCATTACAGGGGATGTAACGATCGGCCCCTATTCAAGTGTTTGGTTTAAAACAGTCATACGAGGTGACGTAGCTCCCGTCCGAATCGGAGAAAAGGTAAACATTCAAGATTTAAGCATGCTTCACCAAAGTCCGAATCAACCGCTTATCATTGAAGACGGAGTAACCGTAGGGCATCAAGTGACACTTCACTCTGCCCATGTAAAAAAAGATGCCCTTATTGGAATGGGATCTCTCATTTTAGACGGAGCTGAAATAGGAGAAGAAGCTTTTATTGGAGCGGGTAGTCTTGTGCCTCCCGGAAAAGTGATTCCACCTCGCACATTAGTTTTTGGACGACCTGCTAAAGTGATACGTGAATTAAATGAAGATGACTATAAGGAACTGGATCGCGTTCGAACAACCTACATTGAGAAAGGACAAGTCTATAAAAAACAACAGGCTAAATAA
- the ytkD gene encoding RNA deprotection pyrophosphohydrolase: protein MKTFNDYYRNQVKLSFDNHPFSKSPKHVWVICRYKNEWLLTKHKDRGLEFPGGKVEQGETAEDAAVREVLEETGASIAHIDYVGQYHVAGKGGTIIKNVYFASISRLNEQSHYFETHGPVLLAKLPEGIVSNEQYSFMMKDEVLPCCMSQIRKKFLRKPAE, encoded by the coding sequence ATGAAAACATTTAATGATTACTACAGAAATCAAGTTAAATTATCTTTTGATAATCATCCATTTTCAAAGTCACCGAAGCATGTTTGGGTTATTTGCCGTTATAAAAATGAATGGCTGTTAACAAAACATAAGGACCGTGGGCTTGAATTTCCAGGTGGCAAAGTAGAGCAAGGCGAAACAGCTGAAGACGCTGCAGTTAGAGAAGTTCTAGAGGAGACAGGTGCTAGTATTGCGCATATTGATTATGTAGGTCAATACCATGTAGCTGGAAAAGGGGGCACCATCATTAAAAATGTGTATTTTGCTTCCATTTCTCGGTTGAATGAGCAGTCGCATTATTTTGAAACACATGGTCCTGTCCTGCTGGCCAAACTTCCTGAAGGAATTGTCAGCAACGAGCAGTATAGCTTTATGATGAAGGATGAAGTGTTACCTTGTTGTATGAGCCAAATTAGAAAAAAATTTTTGCGGAAGCCTGCTGAATAG
- the metK gene encoding methionine adenosyltransferase, giving the protein MTANRRLFTSESVTEGHPDKICDQISDAILDEILKNDPNARVACETTVTTGLVLVSGEISTNTYVDIPAIVRQTIKDIGYTRAKYGFDADTCAVLTAIDEQSPDIAGGVDVALESREGQMSDEEIESIGAGDQGLMFGYANNETKELMPLPISLAHKLSKRLSNVRNDGTLSYLRPDGKTQVTIEYDDQDQPVRVDTIVISTQHAEEITLEQIQKDLKENVIQPVVPAHLIDEKTKYFINPTGRFVIGGPQGDAGLTGRKIIVDTYGGYARHGGGAFSGKDATKVDRSGAYAARYVAKNIVAAGLANSCEVQVAYAIGVAQPVSISIDTHGSGKVSEEKLVAAVRELFDLRPAGIIKMLDLRRPIYRQTAAFGHFGRTDVEFPWEKTDRAEELKNRLQ; this is encoded by the coding sequence ATGACTGCCAATCGCCGGTTATTCACATCAGAATCTGTAACAGAGGGTCATCCTGACAAAATCTGTGATCAGATTTCCGATGCTATTTTAGACGAAATTTTAAAAAATGACCCCAATGCACGTGTAGCGTGTGAAACGACAGTTACGACTGGACTAGTACTTGTCTCAGGAGAAATCAGTACAAATACGTATGTAGATATTCCTGCAATCGTTCGTCAAACTATTAAGGATATTGGATATACGAGAGCAAAATACGGATTTGATGCTGATACGTGTGCTGTTTTAACAGCCATTGATGAACAATCTCCTGACATTGCTGGCGGAGTAGATGTCGCACTTGAGTCTAGAGAAGGTCAAATGAGTGATGAAGAAATTGAATCGATCGGTGCAGGCGACCAAGGTTTAATGTTTGGTTATGCAAATAATGAAACAAAAGAACTTATGCCGCTACCGATTTCTCTTGCTCATAAATTATCGAAGCGTCTTTCTAATGTACGAAATGATGGTACACTCTCCTATCTGCGTCCTGACGGTAAAACACAAGTAACTATTGAATATGACGATCAGGATCAACCTGTTCGTGTCGATACCATTGTGATCTCAACACAACATGCTGAGGAGATCACACTTGAGCAGATTCAAAAGGACTTAAAAGAAAATGTTATTCAGCCTGTTGTGCCAGCACATCTTATTGATGAAAAAACAAAATACTTTATTAATCCTACGGGTAGATTCGTCATCGGCGGGCCACAAGGGGATGCTGGTTTAACAGGTAGAAAAATTATCGTGGACACATATGGCGGGTACGCTCGTCATGGAGGTGGCGCATTTAGTGGTAAAGATGCAACAAAGGTTGACCGCTCTGGTGCTTATGCAGCCCGTTATGTTGCGAAAAATATCGTAGCTGCAGGCTTAGCTAATTCCTGCGAGGTTCAGGTAGCTTATGCAATTGGTGTAGCACAGCCTGTATCGATTTCCATTGATACACATGGATCTGGCAAGGTTTCAGAGGAGAAGCTTGTTGCGGCCGTTAGAGAGTTGTTTGATCTTCGTCCTGCCGGCATAATAAAAATGCTTGATCTTCGCCGGCCAATCTATCGACAAACAGCTGCTTTCGGTCATTTTGGACGTACGGATGTTGAGTTCCCTTGGGAAAAAACAGACCGGGCTGAAGAGTTGAAAAATCGACTTCAGTAA
- a CDS encoding WD40 repeat domain-containing protein — MEITELKKHSSHVNKVKFDPVGNYILSAGFNGELFLWECETAECIQVYEGHKQTVNSVIWNGSGREILSASGDGTILKHEISSSEPANKWTDLKSGISHMHLTFDEKYLLTSNKSNMLRIREWPEGELVGKFKGDRQHRSVIATALTAPHAVIGGVGPTILRCAVPSGEVLEQVKGHDKATMAFKFFDQDKHGVSIGYDGTLMIWDMEAHQVLEKYSIGDEGYYGLAIDQSGLEAAIVMPYKLKRIKLKNLSVDTTDLPAKGNYSVDYSSVHNQLAIGSADKTIRLFRY, encoded by the coding sequence ATGGAAATTACGGAGCTAAAGAAGCACTCATCACATGTGAATAAGGTAAAGTTTGATCCTGTGGGAAACTATATTCTTTCTGCTGGATTCAACGGGGAGCTGTTTCTTTGGGAATGTGAGACGGCGGAATGTATCCAAGTTTATGAGGGACATAAGCAAACAGTAAATAGTGTCATTTGGAATGGCTCAGGAAGGGAAATTCTTTCAGCTTCAGGAGATGGGACAATCCTTAAACATGAGATCTCCTCTTCAGAGCCTGCAAATAAATGGACAGACTTGAAGTCAGGGATCAGTCATATGCACCTTACGTTCGATGAGAAGTATTTATTAACGAGTAATAAGTCCAATATGCTTCGTATACGTGAATGGCCAGAAGGGGAGTTAGTCGGCAAGTTTAAAGGTGACCGGCAACATCGTAGTGTAATCGCCACTGCCTTGACAGCTCCACATGCAGTAATTGGCGGTGTAGGACCTACCATTCTACGCTGTGCTGTGCCTTCAGGTGAAGTATTAGAGCAAGTGAAGGGGCATGATAAGGCAACGATGGCCTTCAAGTTCTTTGACCAGGATAAACATGGGGTATCGATAGGGTACGATGGCACATTAATGATATGGGATATGGAGGCACATCAGGTTTTAGAGAAATATTCTATTGGGGATGAAGGATATTATGGACTTGCCATCGACCAGTCTGGACTAGAAGCAGCTATTGTCATGCCGTACAAGCTCAAACGAATCAAGTTAAAGAATTTGTCTGTTGACACAACGGATCTGCCGGCTAAAGGCAATTATAGTGTCGATTATTCATCAGTCCACAATCAACTAGCTATCGGATCAGCAGATAAAACGATCCGGCTTTTTCGCTATTAA